The proteins below come from a single Cervus canadensis isolate Bull #8, Minnesota chromosome 2, ASM1932006v1, whole genome shotgun sequence genomic window:
- the NRAS gene encoding GTPase NRas, which produces MTEYKLVVVGAGGVGKSALTIQLIQNHFVDEYDPTIEDSYRKQVVIDGETCLLDILDTAGQEEYSAMRDQYMRTGEGFLCVFAINNSKSFADINLYREQIKRVKDSDDVPMVLVGNKCDLPTRTVDTKQAHELAKSYGIPFIETSAKTRQGVEDAFYTLVREIRQYRMKKLNSSDDGTQGCMGLPCVVM; this is translated from the exons ATGACTGAGTACAAACTGGTGGTGGTTGGAGCAGGTGGTGTCGGGAAAAGTGCACTGACAATCCAGCTAATCCAGAACCACTTTGTAGATGAATATGATCCCACCATAGAG GATTCGTACCGAAAACAGGTGGTTATAGATGGTGAGACCTGTCTGTTGGACATACTGGATACAGCTGGACAAGAGGAGTACAGTGCCATGAGAGACCAGTACATGAGGACAGGCGAAGGCTTCCTTTGTGTGTTTGCCATCAATAATAGCAAATCATTTGCAGACATTAACCTCTACAG GGAACAGATTAAGCGCGTAAAGGACTCGGATGATGTACCTATGGTGCTAGTAGGAAACAAGTGTGATTTGCCAACAAGGACAGTTGACACAAAACAAGCCCATGAACTGGCCAAAAGTTATGGGATTCCATTCATTGAAACCTCAGCCAAGACCAGACAG ggTGTTGAAGATGCCTTTTACACACTGGTAAGAGAAATACGTCAGTACCGAATGAAAAAACTGAACAGCAGTGATGATGGCACTCAAGGTTGTATGGGGCTGCCGTGTGTGGTAATGTAA